A genome region from Streptomyces sp. S4.7 includes the following:
- a CDS encoding peptidyl-tRNA hydrolase, whose product MDDTAAGAAGPADDRAGDPADSPFRHEQTARDEAPQFVLPLVVRIEKAAPPTRTDALEAAARAVLVILADERSTGDGEWARAMRDWQDARIRKVVRRARGAEWRKASLLPGITVGGPGPDAAAAREPVAAEGPGFAPYAEVRVFPPVPLDGWPKELAKLQVSGTDLDDPEDPPATADPAAPVLWLSPGIAMSAGKAMAQAGHGAQLAWWELSETDRKAWQEAGFPLSVRTPDAARWRQLTRSGLPLVRDAGFTEIAPGSSTVVADHPALRR is encoded by the coding sequence ATCGACGACACCGCCGCCGGGGCGGCCGGCCCGGCGGACGACCGCGCCGGGGACCCGGCCGACAGCCCGTTCCGGCACGAGCAGACCGCGCGCGACGAGGCCCCGCAGTTCGTGCTGCCGCTGGTGGTACGGATCGAGAAGGCCGCGCCACCGACCCGTACCGACGCGCTGGAGGCCGCCGCCCGCGCCGTCCTGGTCATCCTGGCCGACGAGCGGTCGACGGGTGACGGCGAGTGGGCGCGGGCGATGCGGGACTGGCAGGACGCCCGGATCCGCAAGGTGGTGCGCAGGGCGCGCGGCGCGGAGTGGCGGAAGGCGTCGCTGCTGCCGGGGATCACGGTGGGCGGTCCGGGGCCGGACGCCGCGGCGGCGCGGGAACCTGTGGCGGCCGAGGGTCCCGGCTTCGCCCCGTACGCGGAGGTACGGGTCTTCCCGCCCGTCCCGCTGGACGGCTGGCCGAAGGAGCTGGCGAAGCTCCAGGTCTCCGGCACCGACCTGGACGACCCCGAGGACCCGCCCGCCACCGCCGACCCCGCCGCTCCCGTGCTCTGGCTCAGCCCCGGCATCGCCATGTCGGCGGGCAAGGCGATGGCTCAGGCCGGCCACGGCGCGCAACTCGCCTGGTGGGAGCTGTCGGAGACGGACCGCAAGGCGTGGCAGGAGGCCGGATTCCCGCTCTCCGTACGCACTCCGGACGCCGCGCGCTGGCGTCAACTGACCCGCAGCGGGCTGCCGTTGGTCCGTGACGCCGGGTTCACGGAGATCGCGCCGGGGTCGTCCACGGTGGTCGCTGACCATCCCGCGCTGCGACGTTGA
- a CDS encoding AIM24 family protein — protein sequence MKSDLFSSENMAQQATTPGMSLQNAKSVKYAVNGEMHARQGSMIAFRGNLQFERKGQGIGGMLKRAVTGEGLPLMAVKGQGEAWFAHEAANCFIVDIDQGDTLTVNGRNVLCFDSTLSYEIKTVKGAGMTGGGLFNSLFSGYGKLAIICEGNPIVIPVSPQAPVYVDTDAVVGWSAQLSTSLHRSQSVGSMIRGGSGEAVQLMLQGEGFVIVRPSEVTSQAAGS from the coding sequence ATGAAGAGCGATCTCTTTTCCAGCGAGAACATGGCGCAGCAGGCGACGACCCCCGGGATGAGCCTCCAGAACGCCAAATCCGTCAAGTACGCCGTCAACGGCGAAATGCACGCGCGTCAGGGATCGATGATCGCCTTCCGCGGCAATCTGCAGTTCGAACGCAAGGGCCAGGGCATCGGCGGCATGCTCAAGCGCGCCGTCACCGGCGAGGGCCTGCCGCTGATGGCGGTGAAGGGCCAGGGCGAGGCCTGGTTCGCGCACGAGGCGGCCAACTGTTTCATCGTCGACATCGACCAGGGCGACACGCTCACCGTCAACGGCCGCAACGTCCTGTGTTTCGACTCGACACTCTCCTACGAGATCAAGACGGTGAAGGGCGCCGGCATGACCGGTGGCGGTCTCTTCAACAGCCTGTTCAGCGGTTACGGGAAGCTCGCCATCATCTGTGAGGGCAACCCCATCGTCATCCCGGTCAGCCCGCAGGCGCCGGTGTACGTCGACACCGACGCCGTCGTCGGCTGGAGCGCCCAGCTGAGCACCTCGCTGCACCGCTCGCAGTCCGTCGGCTCGATGATCCGCGGCGGTTCCGGCGAGGCCGTCCAACTGATGCTCCAGGGCGAGGGATTCGTCATCGTCCGCCCGAGCGAGGTCACGTCGCAGGCCGCCGGAAGCTGA
- a CDS encoding ATP-binding cassette domain-containing protein produces the protein MLRGVDLSLPPYSLIRLEGTNGSGKSTLLRLLAGIDSPTEGCVTGRPGRTAYVPERFPVALPFTAAGYLTHMGRIHGLRGAAAKARAAEWLERFGAGGHARTALSELSKGTSQKVAVAQALLAGPELLVLDEAWTGLDSAARTQLDLAVTERVADGGTVVFVDHDPRRLAGAADAVYTVAGNALARGTAPGSPAEQGPRVRVMVVGPPGAAPPDGLPGAPTHERGPEDGTVLLSVAVAHSDALLRALLAARPPWHIREVRAPAEAETEAMSTARTTSTTGHATS, from the coding sequence GTGCTGCGGGGCGTCGACCTCTCGCTGCCGCCGTACAGCCTGATCCGCCTCGAAGGCACCAACGGCAGCGGCAAGTCGACCCTGCTGCGCCTGCTCGCCGGGATCGACTCGCCCACCGAGGGCTGCGTCACCGGCCGCCCCGGCCGTACGGCGTACGTCCCCGAACGCTTCCCGGTCGCCCTGCCGTTCACCGCCGCCGGGTATCTCACGCACATGGGCCGGATCCACGGACTGCGCGGGGCCGCCGCGAAGGCGCGCGCCGCCGAGTGGCTTGAGCGCTTCGGGGCCGGGGGCCACGCCCGTACGGCGCTCTCCGAGCTGTCCAAGGGCACCAGCCAAAAGGTCGCCGTGGCGCAGGCGCTGCTCGCCGGGCCCGAGTTGCTGGTACTCGACGAGGCCTGGACGGGGCTCGACTCCGCGGCCCGTACGCAACTCGATCTGGCGGTCACCGAACGCGTCGCGGACGGCGGCACGGTGGTCTTCGTGGACCACGATCCACGACGCCTGGCGGGGGCGGCCGACGCTGTGTACACGGTGGCGGGCAACGCGCTCGCACGCGGTACGGCGCCGGGCTCCCCGGCCGAACAGGGGCCGCGGGTAAGGGTCATGGTCGTCGGACCGCCGGGTGCGGCGCCGCCGGACGGACTGCCCGGCGCACCCACGCACGAGCGGGGGCCCGAGGACGGGACCGTCCTGCTGAGTGTCGCCGTCGCGCACTCCGACGCCCTGCTGCGCGCGCTGCTCGCGGCGCGCCCGCCCTGGCACATCCGGGAAGTACGTGCGCCGGCCGAGGCCGAGACAGAGGCGATGAGCACCGCACGCACCACGAGCACGACGGGGCATGCCACTTCATGA